In Candidatus Neomarinimicrobiota bacterium, the following proteins share a genomic window:
- the rplK gene encoding 50S ribosomal protein L11, which yields MAKKIDAKFTLHIKGGQASPAPPVGPALGQHGVNIMEFCKAYNSRTENMRGYIVPAVITVYVDRSFSFITKTPPASDLLLKAAKIEKGSGEPNKEKVADIRSNDVRKIAEMKMEDLNANDIEQAMKIIAGTARSMGILIEGR from the coding sequence ATGGCAAAAAAAATCGATGCTAAGTTCACGCTGCACATCAAAGGCGGGCAGGCGTCACCGGCTCCGCCGGTAGGACCCGCACTGGGTCAGCATGGCGTTAACATTATGGAATTTTGCAAGGCGTATAATTCACGCACTGAAAATATGCGCGGGTATATAGTGCCGGCAGTCATAACGGTGTACGTCGACAGGTCATTTTCATTTATTACCAAGACTCCTCCGGCGTCGGATCTTCTGCTCAAAGCGGCTAAGATCGAAAAAGGCTCCGGCGAGCCGAACAAGGAGAAGGTCGCGGACATCAGGAGCAATGATGTCAGAAAGATCGCCGAGATGAAGATGGAGGATCTAAACGCCAACGATATCGAACAGGCGATGAAGATCATAGCCGGAACCGCCAGAAGCATGGGGATTCTAATAGAGGGCAGATAA
- the rpsG gene encoding 30S ribosomal protein S7, whose protein sequence is MAGRITKAEAQLKPDPRYGNKHLSRFINCIMLDGKKAVAQRVVYAAFDLIEEKTKGEPTAIEVWERAIENVKPRVEVRSKRVGGANYQVPMQVSRKRTQSLAFRWIITSARQDKGKPMAQRLAKELYDASRSEGKAMSIREQTHRMAEANKAFAHFRI, encoded by the coding sequence ATGGCTGGACGTATTACCAAGGCGGAGGCGCAACTGAAGCCTGATCCGCGTTACGGAAACAAGCACCTTTCTCGTTTTATCAACTGCATTATGCTCGACGGCAAGAAGGCTGTGGCGCAACGTGTGGTTTATGCCGCGTTTGATCTCATCGAAGAGAAGACCAAGGGCGAACCGACCGCGATTGAAGTGTGGGAGCGTGCTATTGAGAATGTAAAGCCTCGGGTGGAGGTTCGTTCCAAGCGTGTGGGTGGCGCCAACTATCAGGTTCCGATGCAGGTGAGTCGCAAGCGTACGCAGAGCCTGGCGTTTCGCTGGATTATTACCTCGGCGCGTCAGGATAAAGGTAAGCCGATGGCTCAGCGTTTGGCCAAGGAGCTTTACGACGCTTCGCGCAGCGAGGGCAAGGCGATGTCGATTCGCGAGCAGACCCACCGCATGGCGGAAGCGAACAAGGCGTTCGCTCACTTCAGAATTTAG
- a CDS encoding 30S ribosomal protein S12, translating to MPTMNQLIRKPRRAVKVQSRVRDLGGSPQKRGVCLQVRTVTPKKPNSALRKVARVRLSNGNEVTAYIPGEGHNLQEHSIVLVRGGRVRDLPGVRYHIVRGSLDTLGVDGRKQSRSKYGTKSSK from the coding sequence ATGCCGACGATGAACCAGTTAATCCGTAAGCCCCGCCGGGCGGTCAAAGTTCAATCACGCGTGCGTGACTTGGGCGGTTCGCCCCAGAAGCGTGGTGTGTGTTTGCAGGTGCGTACAGTGACGCCTAAGAAGCCCAACTCGGCGCTTCGCAAAGTCGCCCGCGTGCGTTTGTCCAACGGCAACGAAGTGACGGCTTACATTCCCGGCGAAGGCCACAACCTCCAGGAGCATAGCATTGTGCTGGTGCGTGGTGGTCGTGTGCGTGACCTTCCCGGTGTGCGTTACCACATTGTGCGTGGCTCGCTCGATACGCTGGGTGTGGATGGTCGCAAGCAGTCGCGCTCCAAGTATGGCACCAAGAGCAGCAAGTAA
- the nusG gene encoding transcription termination/antitermination factor NusG, which produces MEIDEEQLPYVEEEEPVVEAAEVEPAEEEESDEPKIDVGRAKWYAIRTFSGQENKIMDSLLAAIKREKMDDRIFEVLVPTDNVIEMRDGKKRSRKKVFFPGYVLVQMDLDKETRYLIEDAYGVLNFIGPGNNPQSLHEKEVKRVLGDSDESKHKSVMAAPFSVGDSIRVTDGPFNDFTGFVQEINEEKQKVKVMVSIFGRATPVELDFLQVELEK; this is translated from the coding sequence ATGGAGATAGACGAGGAACAGCTGCCCTACGTCGAAGAGGAGGAACCCGTCGTCGAAGCTGCTGAGGTCGAACCGGCTGAGGAGGAAGAGTCCGATGAGCCGAAGATCGACGTCGGCAGGGCAAAGTGGTACGCTATCAGAACTTTCAGCGGTCAGGAAAACAAGATAATGGATTCGCTTTTAGCGGCGATAAAGCGCGAGAAAATGGACGACCGGATCTTTGAAGTGCTTGTCCCCACGGACAACGTGATAGAGATGCGTGACGGTAAAAAGCGGTCAAGAAAGAAAGTCTTCTTCCCGGGTTACGTGCTCGTGCAGATGGATCTCGACAAAGAGACACGTTACCTGATAGAAGACGCATACGGAGTCTTGAATTTCATCGGTCCGGGAAACAACCCCCAATCTCTTCACGAAAAGGAAGTGAAACGGGTGTTAGGGGATTCCGATGAGAGTAAGCACAAGAGCGTCATGGCTGCTCCGTTCAGCGTAGGCGACTCCATAAGGGTAACGGACGGGCCGTTCAACGACTTCACGGGTTTTGTTCAGGAAATCAACGAAGAAAAACAGAAAGTCAAAGTTATGGTATCCATATTCGGGAGAGCAACTCCCGTGGAGCTGGACTTTCTTCAGGTAGAATTAGAGAAGTAG
- the secE gene encoding preprotein translocase subunit SecE, with the protein MIRKLREFFEGVVFEMKKVSWPGWEELKGSTTVVLVLSAILALFLFGIDRSLAGVIRLLLQ; encoded by the coding sequence ATGATTAGAAAACTGAGAGAATTTTTTGAAGGAGTTGTATTTGAAATGAAGAAGGTCTCCTGGCCCGGCTGGGAAGAACTAAAAGGCTCTACAACGGTAGTGCTCGTATTATCTGCGATCCTTGCGTTGTTCCTTTTCGGGATCGACAGGTCGTTGGCAGGAGTTATTAGATTACTCTTACAGTAA
- the tuf gene encoding elongation factor Tu — protein sequence MAKEKYERTKPHVNVGTIGHVDHGKTTLTSAITLYLSKKGLADARSFDSIDNAPEEKERGITIATAHVEYETEERHYAHVDCPGHADYIKNMITGAAQMDGAILVVSAADGPMPQTREHVLLARQVNVPSIVVYLNKTDMVDDPELIELVELELRELLSKYEFPGDDIPIIKGSALEALNNPEDAEKTKSIQELLDAVDSFIPIPERDIDKDFLMPVEDVFSITGRGTVGTGRIERGVVKVGDEMELVGLGADKKAAITGVEMFRKLLDRGEAGDNVGLLMRGIDKDYLKRGMVVSKPGSIKPHTKFKGEVYILSKDEGGRHTPFFKGYRPQFYFRTTDVTGLVELPKDTEMVMPGDNVSLEIELITPIAMEKELRFAIREGGHTVGAGVVTEIME from the coding sequence ATGGCTAAGGAAAAGTATGAGAGGACTAAGCCGCACGTAAACGTAGGCACTATCGGTCACGTTGACCACGGAAAGACGACGCTGACATCGGCGATAACATTGTACCTCAGTAAGAAGGGCTTAGCCGATGCGCGTTCGTTCGATTCGATAGACAACGCCCCGGAGGAGAAGGAGCGCGGCATCACTATCGCCACGGCTCACGTGGAGTACGAGACGGAAGAGCGTCACTACGCCCACGTTGACTGCCCGGGACACGCCGATTATATCAAGAACATGATAACGGGCGCGGCTCAGATGGACGGCGCGATACTCGTAGTATCGGCTGCCGACGGTCCTATGCCTCAGACGCGTGAGCACGTGCTTTTAGCGCGTCAGGTGAACGTACCCTCCATAGTAGTCTATCTAAATAAGACCGACATGGTCGATGATCCCGAGCTGATAGAATTAGTCGAGCTCGAGCTACGTGAGTTGCTCTCGAAGTACGAGTTTCCGGGAGATGATATACCGATAATCAAGGGGAGCGCTCTTGAGGCGTTGAACAACCCCGAGGACGCGGAGAAGACGAAGAGCATCCAGGAGCTTCTCGACGCTGTCGATTCTTTTATACCTATACCCGAGCGTGACATTGACAAGGACTTTTTGATGCCGGTAGAGGACGTCTTCTCTATTACCGGCAGAGGCACTGTAGGGACAGGCAGGATAGAGCGTGGAGTTGTGAAGGTAGGCGACGAGATGGAGCTGGTGGGATTAGGCGCAGACAAGAAAGCGGCTATCACGGGCGTTGAGATGTTCCGTAAGCTTCTCGACAGAGGGGAAGCGGGTGACAACGTCGGACTTCTTATGCGCGGTATCGACAAGGACTACCTGAAGCGCGGGATGGTAGTGTCGAAACCGGGTTCGATAAAACCTCATACGAAGTTCAAGGGAGAGGTGTATATCCTATCGAAGGACGAGGGAGGGAGGCACACCCCATTCTTTAAGGGTTACAGGCCGCAGTTTTACTTCAGGACGACGGACGTTACGGGACTTGTCGAGCTGCCCAAGGACACTGAGATGGTTATGCCGGGGGACAACGTCAGTTTAGAGATCGAGTTGATCACCCCGATAGCGATGGAGAAGGAACTCCGGTTTGCTATCCGCGAGGGTGGACACACCGTCGGCGCGGGCGTAGTAACCGAGATCATGGAGTAA
- the rpmG gene encoding 50S ribosomal protein L33, whose translation MRDKITLECTVCHQRNYDTTKNKRLHPDRVEYKKYCRFCGKHTTHKETK comes from the coding sequence TTGAGGGATAAGATAACACTCGAGTGTACGGTTTGTCACCAGAGGAACTACGACACTACCAAGAACAAACGACTTCATCCGGACAGGGTAGAGTATAAAAAATATTGTAGGTTCTGCGGGAAACATACCACCCATAAAGAGACCAAGTAG
- a CDS encoding 50S ribosomal protein L10: protein MPNPQKIEAVKELSEKFSKAKGIYLTDFTHLTVDEAVEFRKRLREKGIEYKVVKNSLIDIAAGEANLTGFSEYLVGPTGLALSYEDATSPAKIIYDFSKEYDKMKVKACWFDGELFGADKFAEIAKLPSRNELLSRLIGDFQSPMRTLAATLQASMSKMVGVLTSLKENKEE, encoded by the coding sequence ATGCCTAATCCTCAAAAGATTGAAGCAGTCAAGGAGCTTTCGGAGAAGTTTTCGAAAGCTAAGGGAATCTATTTGACAGACTTCACTCATCTGACAGTTGATGAGGCGGTCGAATTCAGAAAGAGACTAAGAGAGAAGGGGATAGAATATAAAGTAGTCAAAAACAGTTTGATAGACATAGCAGCCGGTGAAGCCAATCTTACCGGCTTTTCCGAATATCTTGTCGGTCCTACCGGTCTTGCGCTCAGCTACGAAGACGCAACGAGTCCGGCGAAGATCATATATGACTTTTCAAAGGAATATGATAAGATGAAGGTAAAAGCTTGCTGGTTCGACGGCGAGCTGTTCGGAGCCGATAAATTCGCCGAGATAGCGAAACTCCCTTCGAGGAATGAGCTCTTAAGCCGTCTTATCGGAGATTTTCAGAGTCCTATGAGGACTCTCGCCGCCACTCTTCAGGCTTCGATGTCGAAGATGGTCGGTGTGTTGACTTCCTTGAAAGAAAATAAAGAGGAGTAA
- the fusA gene encoding elongation factor G, which produces MKKEKNLNNVRNIGIMAHIDAGKTTTTERILFYTGKLHRMGEVHDGAATMDWMEQEKERGITITSAATSCEWEGHQINIIDTPGHVDFTMEVERSLRVLDGAVALFCAVGGVEPQSETVWHQADKYEIPRIAFVNKMDRVGADFNFVVDMIKERLGANPIPIVLPIGSGEMFNGLIDLLEMKTVLYNTSSLGVTFDYGEIPNDLVPEAEAARKHLIEEAATYDDHLLEDYLEGNEVSKERVLAALRKATIANQVIPVICGSAFKNQGVQRLLDAVNHFLPSPLDLPPTKGIHPHTGEEIERMASDDEPFSALAFKIVTDPYVGRLTYIRVYSGRISKGDHVYNVSNDKKERISRIMLMHANKREDLSEVGTGEICAIVGLNRTKTGDTICSKDDPIILESMHFPEPVISVAIEPVSKADQDSLSSGLTKLSEEDPTFKIRTNEETGQTIISGMGELHLDILVDRLLREFKVHAKVGRPQVAYKETIMKKVEAEGKFIRQSGGRGQYGHCNIILEPNEPGKGYEFFDKIVGGSIPREYISSVSAGIKEALSNGVVAGFPLIDVKVTLVDGSYHDVDSSEIAFKVAGSMALQDGAKRASPVILEPIMSIESITPEEYLGDVSGDISSRRGKVQSMIPRNNAQAVSALVPLAQMFGYATDLRSMTQGRAVFTMQFSHYEKLPKQVEEKILESVGAVKVA; this is translated from the coding sequence ATGAAAAAAGAAAAGAATTTAAATAACGTGCGAAACATAGGGATCATGGCGCACATCGATGCCGGGAAAACAACGACGACCGAGCGGATTCTCTTTTACACCGGTAAGCTTCACCGGATGGGAGAGGTTCATGACGGCGCCGCGACCATGGACTGGATGGAACAGGAAAAAGAGCGCGGGATAACCATAACCAGCGCTGCCACTTCCTGCGAGTGGGAAGGCCATCAGATAAATATTATAGATACACCGGGGCACGTGGATTTTACCATGGAGGTAGAGCGCTCTCTGCGCGTACTCGACGGAGCGGTCGCTCTCTTCTGCGCGGTCGGCGGAGTTGAACCGCAGTCCGAGACCGTATGGCATCAGGCTGATAAATACGAGATCCCGAGAATCGCCTTTGTCAATAAGATGGACAGGGTGGGAGCCGATTTCAATTTTGTAGTAGATATGATAAAGGAAAGGTTGGGAGCAAACCCGATTCCTATTGTCCTTCCAATCGGCTCAGGCGAGATGTTCAACGGTCTCATTGATCTGCTCGAAATGAAGACCGTTCTTTATAACACTTCCTCGTTAGGAGTGACGTTCGATTACGGCGAAATCCCGAACGATCTCGTTCCGGAAGCTGAAGCTGCGAGAAAACATCTTATAGAAGAAGCGGCGACGTACGACGATCACCTGTTGGAGGATTACCTCGAAGGTAACGAGGTTTCGAAGGAGAGGGTGCTTGCAGCGCTGCGGAAAGCAACGATAGCCAATCAGGTCATTCCCGTTATCTGCGGTTCGGCGTTCAAAAACCAGGGCGTGCAAAGACTGCTGGACGCGGTAAACCATTTCCTGCCTTCTCCGCTCGATCTGCCGCCTACAAAGGGAATTCACCCGCATACGGGAGAAGAGATAGAGCGTATGGCGAGCGACGACGAGCCGTTCAGCGCCTTGGCGTTCAAGATAGTAACCGACCCATACGTCGGCAGGCTCACTTACATTCGTGTATATTCCGGCAGGATATCCAAGGGGGACCACGTATATAACGTTTCGAACGATAAGAAAGAACGTATCAGCAGGATAATGCTGATGCACGCAAATAAACGCGAAGACCTGAGCGAAGTCGGAACCGGAGAAATTTGCGCCATAGTCGGACTGAACAGGACGAAAACGGGGGACACGATCTGTTCCAAAGACGACCCGATAATTCTTGAGTCGATGCATTTCCCGGAACCGGTCATATCCGTTGCGATCGAGCCGGTATCAAAAGCGGATCAGGATTCTCTCTCTTCCGGGCTGACAAAACTATCGGAAGAGGACCCGACGTTCAAGATCAGGACGAACGAGGAAACGGGACAGACTATCATCTCCGGAATGGGCGAGCTTCATCTGGATATCTTAGTAGATAGACTCCTCAGGGAGTTCAAGGTACATGCAAAAGTCGGTCGTCCGCAGGTAGCGTACAAAGAGACTATTATGAAGAAAGTCGAGGCTGAAGGCAAATTCATCCGGCAGAGCGGCGGCAGGGGACAATACGGACACTGTAACATCATTCTTGAGCCTAACGAACCCGGGAAGGGATATGAATTTTTTGACAAGATAGTGGGGGGATCGATACCGAGAGAATATATTTCGTCGGTATCGGCGGGGATAAAAGAAGCCCTGTCAAACGGCGTTGTCGCAGGCTTTCCGCTTATAGACGTGAAGGTTACGCTGGTCGACGGTTCTTATCATGATGTTGATTCTTCCGAAATCGCATTTAAAGTAGCCGGCTCGATGGCGCTTCAGGATGGCGCAAAGAGGGCATCACCGGTCATACTCGAACCGATAATGTCGATTGAGTCTATTACTCCTGAAGAATATCTCGGCGACGTATCGGGCGATATCTCCTCGCGCAGGGGAAAGGTTCAGAGCATGATTCCACGCAATAACGCACAGGCTGTATCCGCCCTTGTACCGCTTGCCCAGATGTTCGGATACGCAACGGATTTAAGGTCGATGACACAGGGACGGGCTGTATTCACCATGCAATTTTCACATTATGAGAAACTTCCGAAGCAAGTTGAGGAAAAAATTCTTGAAAGCGTTGGAGCAGTCAAGGTTGCCTGA
- a CDS encoding 50S ribosomal protein L1, with translation MAHSKRYKQSLANIDRTMEYPLEEAVNMLKDQQAAKFDESVELSINLGIDPKHADQQIRGTASLPHGVGKDVKVLAIAKGDKQKEAEKAGADMVGYEEYLKKIEEGWTDFDVMVATPDTMGDLGKLGRILGPRGLMPNPKSGTVTMDIGKAVKELKAGRLELRTDKYGVVHITVGRLSFDSDQLKDNIKSLVGTIMRLKPAASKGVYFKTMTLSSSMGPGIKVEKSSVGA, from the coding sequence ATGGCGCATTCAAAACGATATAAACAAAGTCTGGCGAATATAGACAGGACGATGGAATATCCGCTTGAAGAAGCCGTAAACATGTTAAAAGATCAGCAGGCGGCAAAATTCGATGAAAGCGTCGAATTATCCATCAATCTGGGCATAGACCCGAAACATGCCGACCAGCAGATCAGGGGAACGGCATCGCTCCCGCACGGCGTGGGCAAAGATGTTAAAGTATTAGCGATCGCAAAGGGCGATAAACAGAAAGAGGCGGAAAAAGCCGGCGCGGACATGGTCGGCTACGAAGAGTATCTGAAGAAAATAGAAGAGGGCTGGACCGATTTCGACGTTATGGTGGCTACTCCGGATACAATGGGCGATCTGGGGAAGTTAGGAAGGATACTCGGACCAAGAGGACTGATGCCTAATCCGAAGAGCGGCACCGTCACAATGGATATTGGAAAAGCGGTTAAGGAGTTGAAAGCGGGAAGACTCGAACTGCGGACGGATAAGTACGGAGTCGTACACATTACGGTGGGCAGGCTCTCCTTCGATAGCGACCAGCTGAAAGATAATATAAAAAGCCTTGTGGGAACGATCATGCGTTTAAAACCTGCGGCGTCTAAGGGAGTATATTTCAAAACGATGACACTGTCGTCGAGTATGGGACCCGGAATTAAAGTAGAAAAAAGCTCCGTGGGCGCGTGA